The following are encoded together in the Triticum dicoccoides isolate Atlit2015 ecotype Zavitan chromosome 6B, WEW_v2.0, whole genome shotgun sequence genome:
- the LOC119320153 gene encoding germin-like protein 1-1: MARLHLAAIAACAVLLALAAPSLAGDPDMLQDVCVADLASPIKINGFPCKANITADDFFFAGLKKAGNTNNPAGSVVTAANVQSFPGVNTLGVSMARIDYAVGGQNPPHTHPRATEIIFVTEGTLEVGFITTANKLFTRFVTVGEVFVFPRGLVHFQQNRGHRPASVIAAFNSQLQGTQAIATTLFAATPPVPTDVLAKAFRVDNEDIDAVKARFK, encoded by the exons ATGGCGAGGCTTCACCTTGCCGCCATAGCGGCCTGCGCCGTCCTCCTCGCGCTTGCCGCCCCTTCCCTCGCCGGCGACCCCGACATGCTCCAGGACGTCTGCGTCGCCGACCTGGCATCCC CGATCAAGATCAACGGGTTCCCGTGCAAGGCCAACATCACGGCAGACGACTTCTTCTTTGCCGGTCTCAAGAAGGCCGGTAACACCAACAACCCCGCAGGGTCGGTCGTCACGGCGGCCAACGTACAGTCATTCCCCGGGGTGAACACGCTCGGCGTGTCCATGGCGCGCATCGACTACGCGGTCGGAGGGCAGAACCCGCCGCACACCCACCCTCGCGCCACcgagatcatcttcgtcaccgaggGAACCCTCGAGGTGGGCTTCATCACCACCGCCAACAAGCTCTTCACTAGGTTCGTCACCGTCGGAGAGGTGTTCGTCTTCCCTCGTGGCCTCGTGCACTTCCAACAGAACAGGGGACATCGCCCCGCCTCCGTCATTGCCGCCTTCAACAGCCAGCTCCAGGGCACACAAGCCATCGCCACCACACTCTTCGCTGCCACACCACCAGTGCCAACCGACGTGCTGGCCAAGGCCTTCAGGGTCGATAACGAAGACATCGACGCCGTCAAGGCCAGGTTCAAGTAG
- the LOC119320194 gene encoding germin-like protein 1-1, whose protein sequence is MARLQLSVVAACTVLLALAAPSLAGDPDMLQDVCVADLASPIKINGFPCKANITADDFFFAGLKKAGNTNNPAGSVVTAANVQSFPGVNTLGVSMARIDYAVGGQNPPHTHPRATEIIFVTEGTLEVGFITTANKLFTKVVTVGEVFVFPRGLVHFQQNRGDCPASVIAAFNSQLQGTQAIATTLLAATPPVPTDVLAKAFRVDNEDIDAVKARFN, encoded by the exons ATGGCGAGGCTTCAGCTTTCCGTCGTGGCGGCCTGCACCGTCCTCCTCGCGCTCGCGGCCCCCTCCCTCGCCGGCGACCCCGACATGCTCCAGGACGTCTGCGTCGCCGACCTCGCATCCC CAATCAAGATCAACGGGTTCCCTTGCAAGGCCAACATCACGGCCGACGACTTCTTCTTCGCCGGactcaagaaggccggcaacaccaacaaCCCGGCGGGGTCCGTCGTCACGGCGGCCAATGTGCAGTCATTCCCCGGGGTGAACACGCTCGGCGTGTCCATGGCCCGCATCGACTATGCCGTGGGAGGGCAGAACCCGCCACACACCCACCCGCGCGCCACCGAgatcatctttgtcaccgaggGAACTCTGGAGGTGGGATTCATCACCACGGCCAACAAGCTCTTCACTAAGGTCGTCACCGTCGGAGAGGTGTTTGTCTTCCCGCGTGGGCTCGTGCACTTCCAGCAGAACAGGGGAGACTGCCCCGCCTCCGTCATCGCCGCCTTTAACAGCCAGCTTCAGGGCACCCAGGCCATCGCCACCACGCTCTTGGCTGCCACACCACCGGTGCCGACGGACGTGCTGGCCAAGGCCTTCCGGGTCGATAACGAAGACATCGACGCCGTCAAAGCAAGGTTCAACTAG